CCTTAATTTTCGAAAAATTAAAAGCTAACGGAATTGCGTCACATTTCGTAAAACAATTGTCTGCTACGGAACAACTAGTGAAAAAGGTTGAAATTATTCCAATTGAGGTTGTCGTACGTAACATCGCGGCAGGTAGCTTAGCAAAACGTCTTGGCTTTGAAGAAGGCACACCATTAAAACGCCCAATCGTTGAATTTTATTATAAGGATGATGCGTTAGGTGACCCATTTATTACAACGGAGCATATTGATGTACTTGACTTAGCAACAGCACAAGAAGTAACAGCTATGTATGATGGTGCATTAGCAGTTAATAAAGTACTGCAACCGATTTTCGCTGATGTTGATGTCACGCTAATTGACTTTAAACTGGAATTTGGACGTGACACAAACGGAGATGTCCTACTGGCAGATGAAATTTCACCAGATACGTGCAGACTTTGGGATACAAAAACAAAGCAAAAGTTGGACAAAGATGTCTTTCGTCGAG
The genomic region above belongs to Lysinibacillus sp. FSL W8-0992 and contains:
- the purC gene encoding phosphoribosylaminoimidazolesuccinocarboxamide synthase, which gives rise to MTKDQLLYEGKAKKLYATEEPTILLVEYKDSATAFNGEKKEEIEGKGVLNNRITSLIFEKLKANGIASHFVKQLSATEQLVKKVEIIPIEVVVRNIAAGSLAKRLGFEEGTPLKRPIVEFYYKDDALGDPFITTEHIDVLDLATAQEVTAMYDGALAVNKVLQPIFADVDVTLIDFKLEFGRDTNGDVLLADEISPDTCRLWDTKTKQKLDKDVFRRDLGNLTEVYTIILSRLGGK